ACTCTAGAGGTAAGACAGGAAGTTTGTGGTTTTACCTTCACCAGTATTGGTGTTGATTACAGACTCGGTCATTCTGAgtaatgaaaaatcgattttccgtTGTCtccataaattttctttccctTTCTTTCTTTGCAGTCGCGTTCGATTACCTAAATGAACCGGAAAATTCGCTACCCCGAGCAGGAGCTATAGCACTGGGTGCTGCTTCGGGTTTCGTTATTGGATTAAGACATGGCTTCATTCGTCGTCTACTGTACACAACCATTGGTGGCGGTGCTCTGGCTTCGATATGCTATCCGAAAGAGGCAGAAATTTATGCTCAAAAAGGTTTAGCTGAGGCAAAAACTTGGACGACCATTGGTGTTAATTTCATTTACGGTGGTTAGTGATTTTGTGACACATGAATGAGATCTTGTGTTCTGATATTGTTGTGATGATTCATTTCAGTCAAACCGGGTGAGGAGGCCAAATTGCCGGCGATTCCATCAAATTTCTCCGAATTAATGTCATCGGTCAGTGGCTTATTCGGGTCCAATTCTGACGATAAAAAATCAACCAAATAGAAATGATCACCAAAATGATGTTGTATTAAAAGAGGATTTAGTTGAAGCAACTAAGCTGTTTCATTGAAATCGAAGGTGCACGTTTCTCTCATTTATTGGCTAAAGAAATTGAACCTATTCCCACTAAGTCTGCACTGTCTCTAGGAAAGTGGATCGATCGTACGAAGTATTAGGGTGCAATTGGGTTTAATGAAGCGTTTGTAGCATTCAGAGTGATGAGTATGCCTAGAGAAATCCATAAGAAATCACTCGCACGGAAACCCTGTATTTCTTCTCAAGTCGTGGCTACTGCTGAATCCAAGGAAAcggatgaatttttgtttacatatgCGAGTTATTttttgagagaattttttggcTTATTAGCATAGGTTCTTCATGGAAAATAGCAATTTGTTCTCTGCCAAGGTCCTGTTTCAACTGGGTAAACAATTTTTGCTGTCATGTGAATGTGAATGTCTTGTGCTACATGAACCACTGACGATGGCCAGAACGCTGGCCTAGGCCCATTTTTAGCATCTGTAGTccatatttcaacatttttattcacttaacctgttacagacagcaAGCGTATGActagtattattatcgggtctattacttccatcgatcaaagtatttgtaatctgttgatttcaaatcttgtacttcaattttttatcattcattttactataaaataacggtattacccagagcttgtcattatttctATCGTCGTTAtcggtaacagatgaatagccgtatgtggaAGGTGTTCTGTTTGTTGAAACTTTCTCTGTTATACTTAAAAGAGTCGTGTAAAAAGGTTTCCCAGTTTCGTGCTAGCCTCCCGTCTAAGACTGGTTTCTTTTGGTCGCCTACATAGTTTTTTTAGTCCGTTGTCAAAGGACAACCTCCAGCAATAATTCCGAATGGTTTGAgtaactaatttttattcactgAGCGACCAGTCGTAGTTACTTTCAAGCGCTTGTGGAcataatgttttcttcccggtatccaaatCTGATTTCCCGATTTTTTTCGGTATACACTAAAATGGGACCAAATTTCATCATAATGTTGACAAACAATGTATCTCTTCTACAGATCATCAGAAAGGCGGGAGTGGAACGAGCGAAAACTTTTTGTGAATGAAATGGCGTGAACggatgaatgaaaatgtactTATGAAAACGTTTGGATTATGTTCCTTCGAAATGACGCAAGTACAGAGGAAAAGGTATATTGACTAAAAAGGTGCACTATTTCAACGTTATCGAAATGAAGGATTCGATTAACGGTTTCGGAAAAACTGAAATCCCAAACAAAGCTCGCTATTACAGTTCAATGAAAAGACCtttgtttgttcttttttCCTACAAAAGGTCTCGATTCGCTTCCCCTTATATGTTCACCTGTTATTATCTAATCATTTTAATATCTGATTCCTGTTCGTTACCCAccgattttccgtttttctggTGATTCCCCGATTTCTGACCATTTTCCGATTTCACTCCGTTTCcatatttctagtcatttcACGATTTCTAGTCCTCTTTTCACAATTTCTTCCCGTTGGGCCGGGTAGATTTCCCGGTATACTGGATTGGATACCACGGATGCACGTTATTCGTACACGCACTCTCAAGGCAACGATTTTTGAGAAGTTTATATGCTCCAGGACTTACAGATGTTCTTCAAAGGGCGAACCATCACTGCAAAGCTTTATGCGCAATCTCTATTCGGAGAATAAAAATGGACTGCAGGCAGTGGCAGGTCCAATCAGTAAttagatcaattttttttcttttttcatttttctttgtatattttctttcatcttaAAAATAGATCATTTAACACAAAGTCATGTACAAGTAGTAACTTACATTTATGTCTGCAACTAGGAATCTTTGGAAACGTCTTTAATATAAAGGCGACAATAACATTAAACTCTACACAAAATGGTATTTTCAACACTAAAGCAcactttctctctctctctctctctctctttctatCTGACTGGTTTTTCCCATCAAGGTGGAAATGTTGTAAATGTTTCTCTTTACACTTTGCCATAAAGAGTATAGTTCTTTCGAATCATTTTAAGttcgttaaattaattaattaattggcTAGCTACCTAAAAGTTatcgtaaattaaatttcatcatttttaagGCTAAGTTGTACTTCCATTCAACCACGTCTACCAGAACCacattataaatatattttatgcattttgtacacaatttGAAATATCGTTTACACATCCAAACGTTACAATATCGTCTTACCGTCATGGTTCAACACTTCATCCACTTTGGAATTCGTATAAATCGGTTTAACTTTGTCCGCATTGTGCATCGGCACGGTCGTCAGTAACGATTCATCACTGGTACAGTCTTCTTTCATATTGGGTAAGGCCACCTTTAAAATCGTATGTGCCGATAATGGCTGAGCAATTGGCGCCGGCTGTACGGACGTCGGTGGTGGTGGTGGCTGAACACATACGATACTTGTTTCACTGACAGTCGACGAACTGGAAAATGTTCGCTCTTTGTCTAGACAGTCTTTGCTCAACGTTTGCCCGTTGTTGATGAACGATGACGTGGAGTTGGTTAGCGATTGATCCACATCTGGCACGGGAATTTCATAACCATCGCCGAACGACGATCGAATGATGGGATCGTTTTCTTCATTGTGAAGTACTTCGAGGTATTGCGGTTGAATGGGGCTGCAAT
This DNA window, taken from Bradysia coprophila strain Holo2 unplaced genomic scaffold, BU_Bcop_v1 contig_151, whole genome shotgun sequence, encodes the following:
- the LOC119074799 gene encoding MICOS complex subunit MIC27 gives rise to the protein MLRKMGMTAAPIFAAAAVKVDESKETEKVVVKHRPKDLPIYTPLYPEEKSCHPGVNAKKNVLEEGISAVRVATQDAYDAVLSQTKQIDDFIATGREHSRVAFDYLNEPENSLPRAGAIALGAASGFVIGLRHGFIRRLLYTTIGGGALASICYPKEAEIYAQKGLAEAKTWTTIGVNFIYGVKPGEEAKLPAIPSNFSELMSSVSGLFGSNSDDKKSTK